A genomic window from Candidatus Bathyarchaeota archaeon includes:
- a CDS encoding dienelactone hydrolase family protein yields the protein MHIENEYVKIPINELVLEGNLNIPQGAKGLVIFAHGSGSSRFSPRNNFVAQKLQSNGLATLLMDLLTQEEEKVDVRTRQFRFNIKLLSERLVGVLRWVKSNESTKSLKVGYFGSSTGAAAALIAAALEKNVDAIVSRGGRTDLAGSYLPQVEAPTLLIVGSNDVMVLNLNKETLNQLKTEKNLEIISGASHLFEEPGTLEQVAERSADWFKTYFE from the coding sequence ATGCATATAGAAAATGAATATGTGAAAATTCCCATAAATGAACTTGTGTTAGAAGGAAACCTGAATATTCCTCAAGGTGCAAAAGGGCTTGTTATTTTTGCCCATGGAAGTGGAAGCAGCAGATTTAGTCCAAGAAATAATTTTGTTGCACAAAAACTTCAATCTAATGGTCTGGCTACCTTGTTAATGGATTTGTTGACTCAAGAAGAAGAAAAAGTGGATGTTAGAACTAGACAATTTAGGTTTAATATCAAACTTTTGTCTGAACGACTTGTTGGGGTCTTGCGTTGGGTTAAAAGTAACGAAAGTACTAAAAGCCTTAAAGTTGGCTATTTTGGTTCCAGTACTGGGGCTGCCGCTGCATTGATTGCAGCAGCGCTTGAAAAAAATGTGGATGCAATTGTTTCACGTGGTGGAAGAACTGATTTAGCAGGATCTTATTTGCCTCAGGTTGAAGCTCCCACTCTGTTGATTGTTGGAAGCAATGATGTTATGGTGTTGAATCTTAATAAAGAAACATTAAACCAGCTTAAAACTGAAAAGAACCTTGAAATTATTTCTGGTGCTTCCCATCTTTTTGAAGAGCCTGGAACCCTTGAACAAGTAGCTGAACGTTCAGCTGATTGGTTCAAAACATATTTTGAATAA
- a CDS encoding phosphoribosyltransferase produces MFSSPLFENRNEAGKKLALKLEKFKNKRIIVLGIPRGGVVIGYEIAKSLHAALDIVVPRKLRAPSRPELAIGAITEDGTVILNQQLVNSLKVSNAYIEKESEQQKLEIERRLHAYKGKQEIVDLTGLTVIVVDDGIATGSTMKAALVSVRKRGAEYVVLAVPVASLSSIKMLENDADEIFYLDAPQIFYAIGQFYRHFEQVNDQEVKSLLEKNKMELS; encoded by the coding sequence ATGTTTAGTAGCCCCTTATTTGAGAATCGAAATGAAGCAGGAAAAAAGTTAGCTCTTAAACTTGAAAAGTTCAAGAATAAACGAATAATCGTTTTGGGTATTCCCCGCGGTGGAGTTGTAATTGGTTACGAGATTGCCAAAAGCTTGCATGCTGCTTTGGATATTGTAGTTCCAAGAAAATTACGTGCTCCCTCTCGGCCTGAATTAGCAATCGGTGCAATAACTGAAGATGGAACTGTTATTTTAAATCAGCAACTCGTTAATTCTTTGAAAGTCTCTAACGCTTATATTGAAAAAGAAAGTGAACAGCAAAAGCTAGAGATTGAGCGCCGTTTGCATGCATATAAAGGAAAACAAGAAATTGTTGATTTAACTGGATTAACGGTAATAGTAGTTGATGATGGGATAGCTACAGGTTCCACCATGAAAGCAGCTCTTGTTTCTGTTCGCAAACGGGGCGCTGAATACGTTGTTTTAGCTGTTCCGGTTGCTTCTTTGAGTTCCATTAAAATGCTTGAAAATGATGCTGATGAAATATTTTATCTAGATGCTCCTCAAATATTCTATGCCATTGGTCAATTTTATCGCCATTTTGAGCAGGTCAATGACCAAGAAGTAAAAAGCCTTTTGGAAAAAAATAAAATGGAACTCAGTTAA
- a CDS encoding Hsp20/alpha crystallin family protein, translated as MSEKDDLWSDWFRQRSWWPFTRRWISDDVKGVFEEMEDIMVSRFKELSENAPENLLRERTLPDGGKVKEWGPFVYGYSMVVDEDGRPQIREFGNLRSKAGFQRDKLDVQEKREPLADVMVSDGKVQIIIELPGVSKEDIDLRLTPNSLTIAVDTQRRKYFRKLEMPVKVDPKTAKTNYINGVLEMSVKETKEEEFEGEKLEIE; from the coding sequence TTGTCAGAAAAAGATGATTTATGGAGTGATTGGTTCAGGCAAAGAAGTTGGTGGCCGTTTACTCGGAGATGGATTTCAGATGATGTAAAAGGAGTTTTTGAGGAAATGGAGGACATAATGGTTAGTAGGTTCAAGGAACTTTCAGAAAATGCGCCGGAAAATCTTCTAAGGGAACGAACCCTTCCCGATGGAGGGAAAGTGAAAGAATGGGGACCGTTTGTTTATGGTTACAGCATGGTGGTTGATGAAGATGGTAGACCACAAATTAGGGAGTTTGGCAATTTACGGTCTAAGGCCGGTTTTCAAAGGGATAAGCTTGATGTTCAAGAAAAGCGGGAACCATTAGCTGACGTAATGGTTTCGGATGGTAAAGTACAAATTATAATTGAATTACCTGGGGTTTCAAAAGAAGACATTGATCTGAGGTTAACTCCTAATAGTTTAACAATTGCTGTTGACACTCAACGGCGGAAATATTTTAGGAAACTAGAGATGCCTGTTAAAGTTGATCCGAAAACTGCCAAAACTAATTACATAAATGGTGTTCTGGAAATGAGCGTCAAAGAAACAAAAGAAGAGGAATTTGAAGGTGAAAAATTAGAAATTGAGTAA
- a CDS encoding VOC family protein — MTEEKQKIIPHLWFDKEAKEAAKFYISLFPESKITNTITLQGTPSGDSDIASFELTGYQFMAISAGPLFKLNPSISFFLNFDPSIDKNARNNLDVLWEKLSQDGKVLLPFDKYPFSEHYVSSVVCYHILITFYLLTQLSWNKFPHYTANLKKSFP; from the coding sequence ATGACTGAAGAAAAACAAAAAATTATTCCCCACTTATGGTTTGACAAAGAAGCAAAGGAAGCAGCAAAGTTTTACATTTCTCTATTTCCTGAATCGAAAATCACAAACACCATAACTCTTCAGGGCACACCTTCCGGAGATTCAGACATCGCATCTTTCGAGCTAACAGGATACCAATTTATGGCCATAAGCGCAGGACCACTTTTCAAGCTTAACCCGTCGATCTCATTTTTCCTTAACTTTGATCCGTCTATAGACAAGAACGCTCGGAACAATCTTGACGTTTTATGGGAAAAATTATCTCAAGACGGCAAGGTACTCTTGCCCTTTGACAAATATCCTTTCAGCGAACACTATGTCTCCTCTGTTGTTTGCTATCATATACTAATTACATTTTATCTATTAACTCAATTATCTTGGAATAAGTTTCCACATTACACCGCCAACCTGAAGAAATCATTCCCATAA
- a CDS encoding DUF3368 domain-containing protein, which translates to MKPLVFNSTPLIYLSKVGLSGIIENLQGEKMTSLLVKAEVVDKGKHKGVPDAIVLEKLFENCVFKLCNPKDKLFLSRLSKTHGLHAADAEILALAKEHAGLAVIDDEVARKTAKVYRISFVGTPYVLARAVFEGLLSKEQAKAAFMGMISSGWRCNVETYSKIIELIDKM; encoded by the coding sequence TTGAAACCGTTAGTTTTCAATTCTACCCCTCTGATTTACCTGTCTAAAGTAGGATTAAGCGGAATTATTGAAAATCTGCAAGGAGAAAAGATGACTTCTCTGCTGGTTAAAGCTGAAGTTGTAGATAAAGGAAAACATAAAGGTGTTCCAGATGCGATTGTTCTGGAAAAGCTATTTGAAAACTGCGTTTTTAAACTTTGTAATCCCAAAGACAAATTATTCCTTTCACGTTTGTCCAAGACTCATGGGCTTCATGCCGCTGATGCTGAGATTTTAGCGCTTGCTAAAGAACATGCAGGACTAGCGGTCATCGATGATGAGGTGGCAAGAAAAACTGCTAAAGTTTACAGAATCAGTTTTGTAGGTACACCATATGTTTTAGCTAGGGCAGTTTTTGAAGGTCTCCTGTCAAAGGAGCAAGCAAAAGCGGCTTTTATGGGAATGATTTCTTCAGGTTGGCGGTGTAATGTGGAAACTTATTCCAAGATAATTGAGTTAATAGATAAAATGTAA
- a CDS encoding UPF0175 family protein, with translation MPLKPLAVRVPVELDKGISDIIKKEKLDKATVVRNLLEIGINEWRKQTALELLSAGKATFAQAADLAKLSLWEFADLLKQCNIEWVRFEPEEIEEEFKSAAAKHS, from the coding sequence TTGCCTCTTAAACCGTTAGCTGTTCGTGTTCCTGTTGAATTGGATAAAGGAATTTCCGATATAATAAAAAAAGAAAAGCTGGATAAGGCAACTGTTGTTCGGAATCTTCTTGAAATTGGCATCAATGAATGGAGAAAGCAAACTGCCTTGGAGCTCCTAAGTGCAGGAAAAGCAACTTTTGCCCAAGCAGCAGACCTTGCAAAGCTTTCTTTGTGGGAATTTGCGGATTTACTGAAACAATGCAACATTGAATGGGTAAGGTTTGAACCCGAAGAAATAGAAGAAGAATTCAAGTCAGCAGCGGCGAAACATAGTTGA
- a CDS encoding transcription initiation factor IIB yields MSRRRTEKCPECSSPNLIHDYDTGETICGGCGLVVREQMMDKGPEWRAFTQEEKASRSRVGVPTSYSVHDKGLSTAIGRVDRDAFGRKLPLSTRLQMWRLRKWQIRSRVHSSVDRNLAQAMAELDRLSDKSYIPGPVKEKAAIIYRKALDKGLVRGRSIAAIAAASLYAACRTTGTPRTLREIAEASFVDKKDVARCYRLLLRELNVQMPIANPLTYVSKIAEKTGISGQTQGHAIKILHEARRKRAAAGKDPMGLAAAALYIACLIKNEKKTQKDIAEAAGVTEVTVRNRYKSLRRQLGIELPD; encoded by the coding sequence ATGTCACGTAGACGAACAGAAAAATGTCCAGAATGCAGTAGTCCTAACCTTATTCACGACTACGACACTGGAGAGACCATATGCGGAGGCTGCGGCCTAGTTGTCCGAGAACAAATGATGGACAAAGGCCCAGAATGGAGAGCTTTCACCCAAGAAGAAAAAGCATCCAGAAGCCGTGTAGGAGTTCCTACTTCTTATTCAGTTCACGACAAAGGCTTATCCACCGCCATCGGACGAGTAGACAGAGACGCCTTTGGTCGAAAACTGCCTTTATCCACTAGACTGCAAATGTGGAGACTTAGAAAATGGCAAATCCGCTCACGAGTTCATTCTTCAGTAGATAGAAATCTCGCCCAAGCTATGGCTGAACTTGACCGACTTTCAGATAAATCATACATACCGGGACCAGTTAAAGAAAAAGCAGCCATTATTTACCGAAAAGCCCTCGATAAGGGATTAGTACGCGGACGATCCATTGCAGCAATCGCTGCAGCATCATTATATGCAGCTTGCCGAACAACTGGAACACCAAGAACATTAAGAGAAATCGCTGAAGCAAGCTTTGTTGACAAAAAAGATGTTGCAAGATGCTACCGATTATTACTGCGGGAACTAAATGTTCAAATGCCTATTGCAAACCCACTAACATACGTATCTAAGATTGCAGAAAAAACAGGAATCTCGGGTCAGACCCAAGGTCATGCAATCAAAATCTTGCATGAAGCACGAAGAAAACGGGCAGCAGCAGGAAAAGACCCTATGGGATTAGCTGCAGCTGCATTGTATATTGCATGCCTGATCAAGAATGAGAAAAAGACTCAAAAAGACATTGCTGAAGCAGCTGGTGTAACTGAAGTAACTGTCCGTAACAGATACAAAAGCTTAAGACGCCAACTAGGCATCGAATTGCCAGACTAA
- a CDS encoding translation initiation factor, translating into MADICPTCGLPSDICVCEEIGKEQQRIRVRLETRKWGKAVTIVDGISEKEADLSRLAQKLKSYCACGGTAKNDEIILQGDHRDKVQEYLIREGYPESNVEVQ; encoded by the coding sequence ATGGCTGATATTTGCCCAACTTGTGGACTACCCTCAGACATTTGTGTCTGTGAAGAAATTGGAAAAGAACAACAACGAATTCGTGTTCGTTTAGAAACCCGAAAATGGGGAAAAGCGGTAACAATTGTGGACGGCATCAGTGAAAAAGAAGCTGATTTAAGTCGTTTAGCACAAAAACTCAAATCGTACTGTGCCTGTGGAGGAACCGCAAAAAATGACGAAATCATTTTACAAGGTGACCACCGCGACAAAGTCCAAGAGTACCTAATCCGGGAAGGCTACCCCGAATCAAACGTTGAAGTCCAATAA
- a CDS encoding Lrp/AsnC ligand binding domain-containing protein: MPMAYVLITTETGAVDSVLASLKKMESVKETYMVYGVYDLIATVKADTMEKLKEIVTWNLRSLDQVRSTLTMIAVEDQS, encoded by the coding sequence ATGCCCATGGCTTATGTTTTAATTACAACTGAAACTGGCGCTGTTGACAGCGTTTTAGCTTCTTTAAAAAAAATGGAGTCTGTGAAAGAGACCTACATGGTCTATGGTGTTTATGATCTCATAGCCACTGTTAAAGCAGACACCATGGAGAAATTAAAAGAAATAGTAACCTGGAATTTGCGGAGTTTAGATCAAGTTAGATCTACACTTACTATGATCGCAGTAGAAGATCAAAGTTAA
- a CDS encoding RsmB/NOP family class I SAM-dependent RNA methyltransferase: MSSKPFFVNRYKKLGWSYKKPNLKKAIRVNTINASNSNVTSRLKTRGIFIEKIPFLENGFWIEKSKFSIGATEEYLLGLYSIQEAAAQIPATLFMDLTGKTVLDACASPGGKTVHLASLMNNTGLIVALELKQRKMFPLVNQLERSQVKNTAVYNLDAKKASTLNTEFDCVLLDLPCSGNPITDRDWFNKRTIDDVHRNARRQRQILTEATKVTKIGGEIVYATCSLEPEENEFNIDWALKNLPLKVEKINCYGEKGLTKVFDKKLDPSIKMAKRIWPYKTQGFFVCKLKREENQ; the protein is encoded by the coding sequence ATGTCCAGCAAACCATTTTTCGTTAATCGCTACAAGAAATTAGGATGGTCATACAAAAAACCAAACCTCAAAAAAGCAATAAGAGTTAACACCATCAACGCCAGCAACAGCAATGTAACTTCAAGACTAAAAACACGGGGAATATTCATAGAAAAGATTCCGTTTCTTGAAAACGGTTTTTGGATAGAAAAAAGCAAATTTTCTATCGGAGCAACTGAGGAATATCTTTTGGGGTTATATTCAATTCAAGAAGCTGCTGCACAAATTCCAGCCACGTTGTTCATGGACCTGACAGGCAAAACAGTTCTTGATGCATGTGCATCCCCAGGAGGAAAAACAGTTCATTTAGCCAGTTTAATGAATAACACAGGTTTAATCGTAGCTCTTGAACTAAAACAACGAAAAATGTTTCCATTAGTAAACCAACTGGAACGCAGCCAAGTGAAAAACACGGCAGTTTACAATTTGGATGCAAAAAAAGCTTCAACTTTAAACACTGAATTTGATTGCGTTCTCTTGGACCTTCCATGTTCAGGCAATCCGATAACAGACAGGGATTGGTTTAACAAACGAACAATCGATGACGTACACCGGAACGCCCGTCGGCAGCGACAGATTTTAACTGAAGCTACAAAAGTTACAAAAATCGGTGGAGAAATCGTCTATGCAACATGTTCTTTAGAACCCGAAGAAAACGAATTCAACATTGATTGGGCACTGAAAAACTTGCCTCTTAAAGTTGAAAAAATCAATTGTTATGGAGAAAAAGGATTAACAAAAGTTTTTGACAAAAAACTTGACCCGTCTATAAAAATGGCTAAACGAATTTGGCCTTACAAAACTCAAGGATTCTTTGTATGTAAACTCAAAAGGGAAGAAAACCAGTGA
- a CDS encoding HD domain-containing protein translates to MDDSADSSFRNIIKFLEASGTLKRIQRTGWVDVGVFDPESVADHTFRTAILCMLYADMNRLDTLKLLKMVLIHDLPEAIIGDLMPSQKTARTKQDEEAAIRSILDLLPKTQRDNYLSIWVEYKQGKTKEAKAVLQLDKIEMALQAKEYEKLGHESKCLERFINSAKQFSEWPDIKRLLACILEEKQ, encoded by the coding sequence TTGGACGACTCGGCAGACTCAAGCTTTCGGAATATAATCAAATTTTTGGAGGCATCCGGAACTTTGAAAAGAATTCAAAGAACAGGATGGGTCGATGTTGGAGTTTTCGACCCTGAATCTGTTGCAGATCACACGTTCAGAACCGCTATTCTTTGTATGTTATATGCTGACATGAACCGCTTGGATACCTTAAAACTTTTAAAAATGGTGCTGATTCATGACCTTCCCGAAGCAATAATTGGGGACTTAATGCCCTCACAAAAGACTGCCCGTACAAAACAGGACGAAGAAGCTGCAATTCGTAGTATTTTAGATCTACTGCCCAAAACCCAAAGGGACAATTACTTATCGATTTGGGTTGAATATAAGCAAGGAAAAACCAAAGAAGCTAAAGCTGTACTGCAACTAGACAAGATTGAGATGGCGCTGCAAGCTAAAGAGTACGAAAAGTTGGGGCATGAAAGCAAATGTTTGGAACGGTTTATAAACTCAGCAAAACAATTTTCTGAATGGCCTGACATAAAACGCCTTCTTGCATGTATTTTGGAGGAAAAACAATGA
- a CDS encoding GIY-YIG nuclease family protein yields MVYYVYILRCTDGSYYTGHAKDAKKRFELHKKGRGARYTKIHEPEELVYVETCETRGDAMRRERKIKKLSHNGKNQLIDAPE; encoded by the coding sequence ATGGTGTATTATGTCTATATTCTTCGTTGCACGGATGGCAGCTACTACACTGGACATGCAAAAGATGCAAAAAAACGATTTGAATTGCATAAGAAAGGACGGGGTGCAAGGTACACAAAAATCCATGAACCTGAAGAGCTGGTTTATGTCGAAACTTGTGAAACTCGTGGTGACGCCATGCGAAGAGAACGAAAAATTAAAAAGTTGTCACATAATGGAAAGAACCAATTGATTGATGCCCCTGAATAA
- a CDS encoding methyltransferase, with protein sequence MVYLKKAYFENYVFDVDEHVYETAEDSFLIAEKIAVNENDTVLDMGTGCGILAIICAKRAKHVVAVDINPYAIKCARKNAKAFELTEKMVFLQGDLFGPIKNNEKFSLILFNSPYLPSEPGEENSWIGKAWAGGSDGRKIIDRFIADVPHWLTDQGHILLVQSSLSDPVRTIEMFTEQNLHAQIISQVKFPFESIILIEAKF encoded by the coding sequence ATGGTTTATCTCAAAAAAGCATATTTTGAAAACTACGTTTTTGATGTTGATGAACACGTTTACGAGACAGCAGAAGACAGTTTCCTGATTGCTGAAAAAATTGCAGTAAATGAAAACGACACTGTATTAGACATGGGAACCGGATGTGGGATTCTCGCAATAATTTGTGCAAAACGTGCAAAACACGTGGTTGCAGTTGACATTAACCCTTATGCTATCAAATGTGCCCGCAAGAACGCAAAAGCGTTTGAACTAACAGAAAAAATGGTTTTTCTCCAAGGAGATTTATTTGGTCCGATCAAAAACAATGAAAAATTCAGTTTGATTCTTTTCAATTCGCCGTATTTGCCCTCTGAACCTGGAGAAGAAAACAGTTGGATAGGAAAAGCATGGGCAGGGGGTTCAGACGGGAGAAAAATAATTGATCGATTTATAGCAGATGTTCCCCATTGGTTAACTGATCAAGGTCATATATTGCTCGTTCAATCTTCTCTTTCTGACCCTGTACGAACTATTGAAATGTTTACTGAACAAAATTTGCATGCACAGATTATTTCTCAAGTTAAGTTTCCGTTTGAAAGTATCATTTTGATTGAAGCTAAATTTTGA
- a CDS encoding dihydroorotate dehydrogenase electron transfer subunit, with product MQYNSHKCSHSSPIEAANRMRTVELLEVKQENCSVKTLTFEDPLCSKAEPGQFVMVWIPGVDEIPISLSGIASDGLTSITVNAVGDASSALNLKKKGEIIGVRGPFGNGFVPVKGNVLVVGGGTGLGPMMPLTENLVRISSKITVMSGVKCQDNLLFLDRIADLLSSVDSETICTTEDGSYGFEGLVTSQVEKKLAAEHVDMIYTCGPEPMMYRIFLLAEQYNVPVQASLERIMRCGIGLCGSCVIGELRVCKDGPVLNSEQLRSIKDEFGKFRLDWTGKKVKQ from the coding sequence TTGCAGTATAATTCCCATAAATGTTCCCATAGTTCGCCTATTGAAGCAGCAAATCGTATGAGAACCGTAGAGTTGTTGGAAGTAAAACAGGAGAACTGCTCTGTAAAAACATTGACTTTTGAAGACCCTCTTTGTTCAAAAGCTGAACCAGGTCAGTTTGTGATGGTTTGGATACCTGGAGTTGATGAAATTCCGATTAGCCTTTCTGGAATAGCTTCTGATGGATTAACTTCAATAACTGTCAATGCTGTTGGAGATGCCAGCAGTGCCCTTAACCTAAAGAAGAAAGGGGAGATCATTGGAGTACGGGGACCTTTCGGGAATGGTTTTGTTCCTGTAAAAGGCAATGTTCTTGTTGTTGGGGGTGGAACCGGTTTAGGTCCAATGATGCCTTTAACTGAAAATCTTGTTAGAATATCATCAAAAATAACTGTAATGAGCGGAGTAAAATGCCAAGATAATCTGCTGTTTTTGGACAGAATTGCTGATCTTCTTTCAAGTGTTGATTCAGAAACTATATGCACCACAGAAGATGGAAGCTACGGCTTTGAAGGCTTAGTCACCAGCCAAGTGGAAAAAAAATTAGCAGCTGAACATGTTGACATGATTTACACTTGTGGTCCCGAACCAATGATGTATCGAATTTTTCTTTTAGCCGAACAATACAATGTTCCCGTGCAAGCTAGTTTAGAACGTATAATGCGTTGCGGAATAGGTTTATGCGGAAGCTGTGTAATAGGGGAACTCAGGGTCTGTAAAGATGGTCCCGTGTTAAATTCTGAACAATTAAGAAGCATAAAAGATGAGTTTGGAAAATTTAGGTTAGATTGGACCGGAAAAAAAGTCAAACAATAA
- a CDS encoding dihydroorotate dehydrogenase, which produces MANPLITQFAGLNLSNPTMLAAGVLGYTGLSMKRVIESGAGAVVTKSMGLEARTGYGNPTVVQTDCGLLNSMGLPNPGIRHFKEEIQELNKLAAPTIFSIYGFSPEDFAEVAQIAVDLGAAAVELNVSCPHVKKAGAQVGSDPSLLMDIVKHVKKQVNKPVIVKLTPNVTDITEIAKASEKAGADAVCAINTVKAMAIDSETCRPILANKYGGLSGPAIKSIGVRCVYDIFDSVKIPIIGCGGISNWQDAIEYMLAGACAVQIGTAIAFQDITVFKSVTEGMTKYLEEKGYNSIKEIVGLAHKF; this is translated from the coding sequence ATGGCTAATCCGCTTATTACACAATTTGCTGGTCTGAACCTTTCTAATCCTACAATGCTTGCTGCAGGTGTCTTGGGATACACTGGATTATCAATGAAACGTGTAATAGAATCAGGAGCTGGAGCTGTTGTAACTAAATCCATGGGGCTTGAAGCCCGCACCGGTTATGGCAACCCAACAGTAGTTCAAACTGATTGCGGTTTACTGAACTCGATGGGATTGCCCAACCCGGGAATCAGACATTTCAAAGAAGAAATACAAGAACTAAACAAACTAGCTGCACCAACTATCTTTAGCATCTATGGTTTTTCCCCTGAAGACTTTGCAGAAGTAGCCCAAATAGCAGTAGACCTTGGAGCAGCAGCCGTGGAATTGAATGTTTCTTGTCCTCACGTGAAAAAAGCTGGAGCCCAAGTTGGTTCTGATCCTTCATTGTTGATGGACATAGTTAAACACGTAAAAAAGCAGGTGAACAAACCTGTTATAGTAAAGCTGACCCCCAACGTCACAGACATTACTGAAATCGCTAAAGCCTCAGAAAAAGCTGGAGCAGATGCAGTATGTGCCATTAATACTGTTAAAGCCATGGCGATTGACTCCGAAACCTGCAGGCCAATTCTAGCCAACAAATACGGTGGTTTATCTGGACCTGCAATCAAATCAATTGGTGTACGATGTGTCTATGACATTTTTGATTCAGTTAAAATTCCAATCATTGGCTGCGGTGGAATCAGCAATTGGCAAGACGCCATCGAATACATGTTAGCTGGAGCATGTGCAGTTCAAATTGGAACTGCGATTGCGTTTCAAGACATTACCGTATTTAAATCAGTAACCGAAGGCATGACAAAATATCTTGAAGAAAAAGGCTACAACTCCATAAAAGAGATAGTTGGATTAGCCCACAAATTCTAA
- a CDS encoding C/D box methylation guide ribonucleoprotein complex aNOP56 subunit (functions along with aFIB and aL7a; guides 2'-O-methylation of ribose to specific sites in RNAs): MVKATIVESVMGAFGFGEDNILVEKMFFPKDAVETAERLKKIEDGTLIDEISGLIDNLKKKGYTQFVFENQKMAITANKKLNIEVSVEPSSEAGNLFRENLVTIALDSGFVEKPEQLRAHLHKVSMELAKIKVKKVVEKRDMLVAQAVLSVDDLDKSLNLFMGRIREWYGLHFPELDRLLEKHETYSRLVVKLGRKENFTIEKLEQEGLPQNKSKMIAEVAAASMGADIIEDDLAQIQYMCSHVLELYSLRQNLENYVEAVMDEVAPNTKAVAGSLLGGRLIALAGGLMNLAKLPASTMQILGAEKALFRSLKTKARPPKHGIIFQHPLIHDGKRWQRGKIARALAGKITIAARVDAFKGEYAADDLKADLEKRVQEITERYPNPPPTPAPTKREFKGKQKNRRQNRRNKRGPKR, encoded by the coding sequence ATGGTGAAAGCTACAATAGTAGAATCTGTGATGGGCGCCTTTGGTTTTGGCGAAGACAACATACTTGTTGAAAAAATGTTTTTTCCCAAGGATGCAGTAGAAACTGCAGAACGGCTCAAAAAAATTGAAGACGGAACACTTATTGATGAAATTTCAGGATTAATTGACAATCTGAAAAAGAAAGGTTACACTCAATTTGTTTTTGAAAACCAAAAGATGGCAATTACTGCCAATAAAAAATTAAACATTGAAGTTTCTGTAGAGCCTTCCTCAGAGGCGGGCAACCTGTTTCGTGAAAATTTAGTAACAATCGCTTTAGATTCAGGATTTGTTGAAAAACCTGAACAGCTTCGAGCGCATCTTCACAAGGTTTCTATGGAACTTGCAAAAATCAAAGTCAAAAAGGTCGTAGAAAAAAGAGACATGCTGGTAGCTCAGGCTGTTTTGTCTGTTGACGACTTGGATAAATCTTTGAATTTGTTCATGGGCAGAATACGTGAATGGTACGGTCTGCATTTTCCTGAATTGGATAGATTGCTCGAAAAACATGAAACCTATTCCCGTCTTGTAGTTAAGTTAGGCAGAAAAGAAAACTTCACAATAGAAAAACTAGAACAAGAAGGACTGCCACAAAACAAATCCAAAATGATAGCCGAAGTAGCAGCAGCTTCTATGGGGGCAGACATAATCGAAGATGACCTTGCTCAGATTCAGTATATGTGCAGTCATGTACTGGAATTGTATAGTTTGCGCCAGAATTTAGAAAACTACGTCGAAGCAGTAATGGACGAAGTGGCTCCAAACACCAAAGCAGTAGCAGGCTCATTGCTGGGTGGTCGATTGATTGCCCTTGCTGGAGGTTTAATGAACTTGGCGAAGCTGCCTGCAAGCACTATGCAGATTTTGGGTGCAGAAAAAGCCTTGTTTAGGTCATTGAAAACTAAAGCACGTCCCCCTAAGCATGGAATTATTTTTCAACATCCCCTTATTCATGACGGCAAACGTTGGCAACGGGGAAAAATTGCCCGTGCATTGGCGGGAAAAATAACCATTGCTGCCCGAGTTGATGCTTTCAAAGGAGAATACGCTGCTGACGATCTCAAAGCTGACCTAGAAAAAAGAGTACAAGAAATCACTGAACGTTACCCGAATCCTCCGCCGACTCCGGCACCAACAAAACGTGAGTTTAAAGGAAAACAAAAGAACCGCAGGCAGAACCGGAGAAATAAACGTGGACCTAAACGTTAA